One window from the genome of Candidatus Cloacimonadota bacterium encodes:
- a CDS encoding TldD/PmbA family protein, translating into MDFLTLAMDTAKSLGADYADIRIQKSSTEMIYLRNLSLKNTSLNELYGYGIRVFKNGAWGFAHNNVFTADAVNETVKKAFAIALESRRVKYEDGLVLAHERGYIDSYKTPYCLDPFDVPLGEKVEMMMEVNKTMLNFAEIKLAVFMLECRKDEKFFASTLGSRLDIQTLYIEPTITATAIAEGDSQSRTYSHGGQAKGWEWVQGLKLTDRAVQVAEEAIMKVHAGSLGAEERKTILLDPNHMALTMHESVGHPTELDRVLGWEADFAGISFATPEKLGNFQYGSEIVNFVANNTLEGGLATAGYDDDGVPNQKWYIIKDGILNEYGNTRATAPLIDLKMSRGCNRATNYFDFPINRIPNLYLEPGKEPLTPQELIADTEDGVYIEGRGSFSIDQHRVNFQFGGDMFWEIKNGKKVRPLKKILYKSNNPEFWNSVDAICDDRFFQTFGVTNCGKGQPGQRGRMTHGGALARFRKIRVGGSQ; encoded by the coding sequence GTGGATTTTTTAACACTGGCCATGGATACAGCAAAATCGCTTGGTGCTGATTATGCTGATATCCGCATTCAAAAATCCAGCACTGAAATGATCTACCTGCGAAACCTGAGCCTGAAGAATACATCATTGAACGAACTTTACGGCTACGGAATTCGCGTGTTCAAAAACGGTGCCTGGGGATTTGCCCACAACAATGTTTTCACTGCCGATGCGGTAAATGAAACCGTGAAGAAAGCTTTTGCCATTGCGCTGGAGTCGAGAAGAGTAAAATATGAAGATGGACTGGTTCTGGCGCATGAAAGAGGTTACATCGATTCTTACAAAACTCCCTATTGTCTCGATCCATTTGATGTTCCGCTGGGTGAAAAAGTGGAAATGATGATGGAAGTGAACAAAACCATGCTCAATTTCGCTGAGATCAAACTGGCAGTTTTCATGTTGGAATGCCGCAAAGATGAAAAATTCTTTGCCTCAACTCTGGGCAGCAGATTGGATATTCAAACACTTTACATAGAACCTACTATTACAGCCACAGCAATTGCCGAAGGAGACAGCCAAAGTAGAACCTACAGTCATGGCGGACAGGCCAAAGGCTGGGAATGGGTTCAAGGTTTAAAGTTGACAGACAGAGCTGTTCAGGTAGCTGAAGAAGCGATCATGAAAGTTCATGCCGGTTCTCTGGGTGCTGAAGAACGTAAAACAATTCTGCTGGACCCCAATCACATGGCTCTTACTATGCACGAATCGGTTGGTCATCCTACTGAACTTGACCGCGTATTAGGCTGGGAAGCAGATTTTGCCGGAATCAGTTTTGCCACTCCCGAAAAACTCGGAAATTTCCAATACGGTTCAGAGATCGTAAATTTCGTGGCAAATAACACATTGGAAGGCGGACTTGCTACTGCCGGTTATGATGATGATGGTGTTCCCAATCAAAAATGGTATATCATCAAAGACGGTATTTTAAATGAATATGGTAACACTCGCGCCACTGCTCCGCTGATTGACTTGAAAATGAGCAGAGGTTGTAATCGTGCTACAAATTATTTTGACTTTCCCATCAACCGTATTCCCAATCTTTATCTGGAACCGGGAAAAGAACCACTCACACCTCAGGAATTGATCGCAGACACAGAGGACGGAGTTTACATCGAAGGTCGTGGATCATTCTCCATCGATCAGCATCGGGTTAATTTCCAGTTTGGCGGAGATATGTTCTGGGAGATAAAGAACGGCAAAAAAGTGCGCCCACTCAAAAAGATCTTATACAAATCAAATAATCCTGAATTCTGGAACAGCGTCGATGCTATTTGTGACGACAGATTTTTCCAGACATTCGGCGTGACCAACTGCGGTAAAGGCCAACCAGGCCAAAGGGGTAGAATGACGCACGGAGGAGCTTTGGCTCGTTTCCGTAAAATTCGCGTGGGAGGTTCACAATGA
- a CDS encoding DNA-3-methyladenine glycosylase I encodes MNRCPWSTSNELYIRYHDEEWGVPVFDDQKQFEFLVLESAQAGLSWNTILKKRENYRAAYDGFDVQKVAKYDENKIEELMKNAGIIRNRRKIEASINNAKCFLEIQTEFGSFCNYLWRFVNGKPLVNKWTETAEIPAKTELSDLISKDLKKRGFKFLGSIIIYSHLQATGLVNDHIKSCFRWKECQL; translated from the coding sequence ATGAATCGCTGCCCCTGGAGCACATCCAACGAACTCTACATTCGCTATCACGATGAAGAATGGGGAGTTCCTGTTTTTGATGATCAGAAGCAGTTCGAGTTTCTAGTGCTGGAATCAGCACAGGCAGGTTTGAGCTGGAATACGATTTTGAAGAAACGCGAAAATTACCGTGCTGCTTATGATGGTTTTGATGTGCAGAAAGTAGCAAAATACGATGAAAATAAAATCGAAGAATTGATGAAGAATGCCGGTATTATCCGTAACAGAAGAAAAATTGAAGCCTCCATAAATAATGCGAAATGTTTTCTTGAAATTCAGACAGAATTCGGTAGTTTCTGTAATTATCTGTGGAGATTCGTAAATGGAAAACCACTTGTAAATAAGTGGACAGAAACTGCAGAGATCCCTGCCAAAACAGAACTTTCAGACCTCATCAGCAAAGACCTGAAAAAGCGCGGTTTCAAATTCCTGGGTTCGATCATAATTTATTCACATCTGCAGGCAACTGGTCTGGTAAATGATCACATCAAAAGTTGCTTTCGCTGGAAAGAATGTCAGTTGTAA
- a CDS encoding ATP-binding protein, with protein sequence MLERCLSNQIEKLFFKGKAILLIGARQVGKTTLINHILTNYSDRKLFINGDEADSFFWATEPTSSKLKSIIGDNKIVFIDEAQRIQNIGLIIKIIVDTIPGIQVIASGSSAFEITNRTSEPLTGRKYEFHLYPLCFQEMVKETNLLEEIKMLNQRLVFGSYPEIVVKPQEMIKQLSTLAGSYLYKDLLGLDSIRKPEVLEKIIRALALQLGNEVNYHELSQLVGSDKQTIEKYIDLLEKTYVIFRLSAFNKNLRNELKKSRKIYFYDNGIRNAVIGNFSDINTRTDRGALWENYLISERKKLLNYQNRFVQSYFWRTFQQSEIDYVEEENQKFSAYEIKWNPQVKWRIPKPFKESYNPKTMKVIHPQNYYEFLGIE encoded by the coding sequence ATTTTAGAAAGATGCCTCTCAAACCAAATCGAAAAACTATTTTTCAAAGGAAAAGCTATTTTACTGATCGGAGCTAGGCAGGTGGGTAAAACAACCCTTATTAACCACATATTGACGAATTATTCAGATAGAAAATTGTTTATCAATGGAGATGAAGCTGACTCTTTTTTTTGGGCTACAGAACCCACTTCGTCAAAACTAAAATCAATAATTGGTGACAATAAAATTGTTTTTATTGATGAAGCTCAACGTATTCAAAATATTGGATTAATCATAAAAATTATAGTCGATACAATTCCTGGTATACAGGTAATCGCCAGCGGTTCATCTGCCTTTGAAATAACCAATAGAACTAGCGAACCGTTAACCGGCAGGAAATATGAATTCCATCTCTATCCTCTTTGTTTCCAAGAAATGGTAAAAGAAACAAATCTTCTGGAAGAAATAAAAATGCTAAATCAACGACTTGTCTTTGGCAGCTATCCAGAAATTGTAGTCAAACCTCAGGAAATGATTAAACAACTTAGCACATTAGCTGGAAGTTATTTATATAAAGATCTATTAGGTTTAGATTCAATCAGGAAACCGGAAGTTTTGGAAAAAATAATCCGAGCTTTGGCCTTGCAGCTTGGAAATGAAGTTAATTACCATGAATTAAGTCAATTGGTAGGATCTGACAAACAGACAATAGAAAAATATATCGACCTTTTAGAAAAAACTTATGTAATTTTCAGATTGTCTGCGTTTAATAAAAATCTTAGAAATGAATTGAAAAAGAGCCGCAAAATATATTTCTACGATAACGGAATTCGTAATGCTGTAATAGGTAATTTTTCTGACATCAATACACGTACAGATAGAGGTGCCTTGTGGGAAAATTATCTAATATCTGAGCGAAAAAAATTATTAAATTATCAAAATCGATTTGTTCAGAGTTATTTTTGGAGAACTTTTCAACAAAGTGAAATAGATTATGTGGAAGAAGAAAATCAAAAATTTTCAGCTTATGAAATCAAATGGAATCCGCAGGTAAAATGGCGAATTCCTAAACCATTTAAGGAAAGTTATAATCCCAAAACGATGAAAGTGATCCATCCGCAAAATTATTATGAATTTTTGGGAATTGAGTAA
- a CDS encoding purine/pyrimidine permease — MSKKLLYSVDEKPPFLLNLFLGLQHAVLIVPGSVIAVLIVANIIGMPPSQKHMLTFATMLITGVASFIQIKKVGRIGSGYLLFLGTSAAYLGAAIPAGFMGGFALIAAMTILTAPLEVLLSYFLWYVRKVVTANLGGIVIILIAISVIPVMMDMWNGTAGSENYCSRENLIAGLITIIFTLAFAIFGSKYLRLWSPIIGIIAGVISAAILGISDFSSLKQYPLFGLPQGKWIFPDFNLSMKHIPVFFSFLFATFASTVESIGDAIIAQDASKPDFKKVDYEAVQGCLFADGVGNMLSGICGTMPNTTYSGNIAVVKLTGVASKTVGYAACFFMIVFAFMPKLVYSLTLIPGPVLAASTLIFMGLLFASGIKLIAESGIDYDASIIIGISLTVGVISTFKLFFPALIHDSLKPFLENGVATGGITALVLTFIMRLRPAKKRSIKLQNDLSELTDLRTLIDEISPKFNLDKSQIFHLQLACEEVFAFLQNSDSNSPVSFHFEQKDENLLVEITDRSEIYDIDEIDPDLIIESKPEELGLLLLNKLTKNIKHLRIGNHNSIMFEV, encoded by the coding sequence TTGTCTAAAAAACTATTATATTCAGTAGATGAAAAACCTCCATTTTTACTGAATTTATTTTTAGGATTGCAGCATGCCGTCCTCATAGTACCTGGTTCTGTTATCGCAGTTCTTATCGTGGCAAATATTATCGGCATGCCACCATCTCAGAAGCATATGCTTACTTTCGCTACGATGCTTATCACTGGAGTGGCTTCATTTATCCAAATAAAAAAAGTTGGTAGAATCGGCTCCGGCTACTTGCTGTTTCTGGGAACTTCTGCCGCTTATCTGGGTGCTGCCATTCCTGCCGGATTTATGGGCGGTTTTGCGCTGATTGCTGCCATGACGATCTTGACTGCCCCTTTAGAAGTTCTGCTTTCCTACTTTTTGTGGTATGTGCGAAAAGTGGTAACTGCAAACCTGGGTGGAATTGTTATCATTTTAATTGCGATAAGCGTGATCCCGGTAATGATGGATATGTGGAATGGAACTGCCGGATCGGAAAATTACTGTTCCCGTGAAAACCTGATAGCTGGTTTGATTACGATAATTTTTACTTTAGCATTTGCCATTTTCGGATCTAAATATCTGCGTTTGTGGAGCCCGATAATTGGAATAATCGCAGGAGTAATCTCAGCTGCTATTTTAGGAATTTCAGATTTTTCCAGTTTGAAGCAATATCCCTTGTTCGGATTACCGCAGGGAAAATGGATATTCCCAGATTTCAATCTTTCAATGAAACATATTCCTGTTTTCTTCTCGTTTCTGTTTGCTACTTTTGCCAGCACGGTGGAAAGTATCGGTGATGCGATTATTGCTCAGGATGCTTCCAAACCTGATTTTAAAAAAGTAGACTACGAAGCGGTTCAAGGCTGCCTGTTTGCTGATGGAGTAGGAAATATGCTGTCCGGAATTTGCGGAACAATGCCAAACACAACCTATTCAGGAAATATCGCTGTTGTAAAACTGACCGGAGTTGCCTCTAAAACCGTCGGATATGCAGCCTGCTTTTTTATGATTGTTTTTGCATTCATGCCCAAACTGGTTTACAGCCTCACGCTCATTCCCGGTCCAGTTCTGGCGGCTTCAACTCTTATTTTTATGGGACTGCTTTTTGCCAGCGGTATCAAGTTGATCGCAGAAAGCGGCATCGATTATGATGCCAGTATCATCATCGGAATCTCACTTACGGTGGGAGTGATTTCAACTTTCAAACTTTTCTTCCCTGCTCTTATCCATGACTCACTGAAACCGTTCCTGGAAAACGGTGTAGCAACCGGTGGAATTACAGCTCTCGTTTTAACCTTCATTATGCGATTAAGACCAGCTAAAAAGCGCTCCATAAAACTTCAGAATGACTTATCTGAACTTACAGACCTTCGCACTTTAATCGATGAAATTAGCCCAAAATTTAATTTAGATAAATCACAGATATTTCATCTTCAACTCGCCTGTGAGGAAGTTTTTGCCTTCCTGCAAAACAGCGATTCAAATTCACCTGTCAGCTTTCATTTTGAGCAAAAAGATGAAAATCTTCTGGTCGAAATTACCGACCGTTCTGAAATTTACGATATTGATGAGATAGATCCTGATCTGATCATTGAAAGCAAACCGGAAGAACTGGGTCTGCTGCTGCTGAATAAACTGACAAAAAATATTAAGCATTTGCGTATTGGAAATCACAATTCGATCATGTTTGAGGTGTAA
- a CDS encoding right-handed parallel beta-helix repeat-containing protein — protein MKYIVILFSIFICVILNANIINVPTDFDLIQDAIDASADGDTILVARGIYEEHLEFDIHNITLASNFIFTGDDADISQTIIMGGGDDETILIDIEPNSSEIIGLTITDGNSGLIIENTSPTLKNLIIMNNDTSDEGGGILCFNADLTIENCRINSNICDDEGGGIFADSSHVEIINCEINNNVSNENDGGGIYCINSDLTLENCTINENISDDQGGGIYLENSTLDFIDITVNENEFNDQGGGIYLENCTGYMENIICKSNFTYEDDTDGGGFTIYDSSDLTMINVLIAGNNAKEDGGGVYCYDSTPFLANFTIYGNTCVDGKGGGIYFKYSDATMVNSNIVSNLGEYGVYAYSCDPSVSYCNSYNNEEENFHGFDDGVGEITSVNRNGEECDDFYNIQYDPEFIYVNNEYYHLADYSVLVNSGSGDTSFLPDLDLAGETRLYGEFVDIGTYENQNVQVVGISNHQLPMTNSQMTNYPNPFNPSTTISFNLSIEQNEQYELAIYNLKGQKLKTLSVILSVLRSTTKDESDAQHCIEGYGNLYNVTWNGTDQNNKPVSSGIYFARLKAGKVEASCKMLLLK, from the coding sequence ATGAAGTATATCGTTATTTTATTCTCAATATTTATTTGTGTAATTTTAAATGCTAATATTATCAATGTCCCAACCGATTTTGATCTGATCCAGGATGCAATTGATGCTTCGGCAGATGGAGATACTATTTTGGTGGCTCGTGGAATTTATGAAGAGCACCTGGAGTTTGATATTCATAATATTACACTAGCTTCAAATTTTATTTTCACTGGTGATGATGCTGACATTTCGCAGACTATCATCATGGGTGGTGGTGATGACGAGACAATCCTGATAGATATAGAACCTAATTCCTCAGAAATTATTGGCCTTACTATCACTGATGGAAATAGCGGTCTTATCATTGAAAATACCAGCCCAACTTTGAAAAATTTGATAATAATGAATAATGATACTAGTGATGAAGGTGGTGGGATTTTGTGTTTCAACGCTGATCTGACCATTGAGAATTGCCGGATCAATAGTAATATTTGTGATGATGAAGGTGGTGGGATTTTTGCCGATTCATCACATGTTGAAATCATTAATTGCGAGATTAATAACAATGTATCTAATGAAAATGATGGCGGTGGAATCTATTGCATCAACTCAGATTTGACTTTAGAAAATTGTACGATAAATGAAAATATAAGTGATGATCAAGGTGGTGGAATTTATCTGGAAAATTCAACTTTGGATTTTATTGATATAACGGTAAATGAAAATGAATTTAATGACCAGGGAGGTGGAATCTATCTGGAAAATTGTACAGGATATATGGAAAATATCATTTGTAAAAGCAATTTTACCTATGAAGATGATACTGATGGCGGTGGTTTTACAATTTATGACAGCTCTGATTTGACAATGATAAATGTTCTGATCGCCGGCAATAATGCAAAAGAAGATGGTGGAGGTGTTTATTGTTACGATTCTACACCATTCTTAGCAAATTTTACGATTTACGGCAATACCTGTGTTGATGGAAAAGGTGGGGGAATCTATTTTAAATATTCTGATGCAACGATGGTAAATAGCAATATTGTTAGCAATTTAGGCGAATATGGAGTTTATGCTTATTCCTGCGATCCTTCCGTTTCTTACTGCAATTCTTACAATAATGAAGAAGAAAATTTTCATGGCTTTGATGATGGTGTTGGTGAAATAACTTCTGTAAATCGCAATGGTGAGGAATGTGATGACTTTTACAATATTCAGTACGATCCTGAATTTATTTATGTGAACAATGAATATTATCATCTTGCCGATTATTCTGTTCTGGTTAATTCCGGCTCGGGTGATACGAGTTTTCTACCTGATCTCGATCTGGCAGGTGAAACCAGGCTTTATGGTGAATTTGTCGATATCGGAACTTATGAAAATCAGAATGTTCAAGTTGTAGGAATCTCCAATCATCAATTACCAATGACCAATTCACAAATGACCAATTATCCAAATCCATTTAATCCATCCACAACAATAAGTTTTAATCTTAGCATCGAACAAAACGAACAATACGAACTTGCTATTTACAACCTAAAAGGCCAGAAATTAAAAACTTTATCTGTCATCCTGTCCGTTCTCCGTAGTACTACGAAGGATGAAAGTGATGCGCAGCATTGTATCGAAGGATATGGCAATTTGTACAACGTCACCTGGAACGGAACAGATCAGAACAACAAACCAGTCTCATCAGGAATTTATTTTGCAAGATTGAAAGCTGGAAAAGTGGAAGCAAGTTGTAAAATGCTGCTACTGAAATAG
- a CDS encoding efflux RND transporter periplasmic adaptor subunit, protein MKTKKIRNILIFSLVVIVITIIISYIVESRSHKLPAVVRSDKVFVSSEVDGVMKEYFVSSMQEVVKKDPIAELENDKLPFKLETLKNEKRKYEELIHSAQSGDHLQSELYELDEDIQDITIDLEKAKLEMAKIKEKLQFMQDRHDGSKKKFEANKKLYDKGVLNNSDFEKATEDFWDVHDKYYELRSDSLVAFETMKANQKIIELLQARKDILSNNTNILAGKYLIDLNDVEADINDLEEEIKNLKIDSPIAGIVTDINYRPGENIDKGDVIVEIADLSNVWIIAYGTSSSRHKVQIGQKARILCGRKKKIWGKVVTISPVMEKVKSLSSSFETVNTYTKIEITFDDMEDALKYITPGERLFVRIYFK, encoded by the coding sequence ATGAAAACCAAAAAAATCCGTAATATCCTTATCTTTTCGCTGGTAGTTATTGTTATCACGATCATAATCTCTTACATTGTCGAATCACGTTCTCACAAACTTCCGGCGGTGGTGCGTTCCGACAAAGTTTTCGTCAGTTCCGAAGTTGATGGTGTGATGAAAGAATATTTTGTTAGTTCCATGCAGGAAGTCGTCAAAAAAGATCCAATAGCCGAATTGGAAAACGATAAACTTCCTTTTAAATTGGAAACCCTGAAAAATGAAAAAAGAAAGTATGAAGAGCTGATCCACTCGGCTCAATCGGGAGACCATCTGCAATCTGAATTGTACGAATTGGATGAAGATATTCAGGATATCACGATCGATTTGGAAAAAGCCAAACTGGAAATGGCCAAGATCAAAGAAAAACTGCAGTTCATGCAAGATCGCCACGATGGCAGTAAAAAGAAATTTGAGGCAAATAAAAAATTGTATGATAAAGGCGTTCTCAATAATTCCGATTTTGAAAAAGCAACAGAAGATTTCTGGGATGTTCACGATAAATATTACGAATTGAGAAGTGATTCGCTGGTTGCCTTTGAAACCATGAAAGCCAACCAGAAGATCATCGAGCTTTTGCAGGCAAGAAAAGATATACTTTCCAATAATACCAACATTCTGGCAGGAAAATATCTGATCGATTTGAATGATGTGGAAGCCGATATCAACGATCTGGAAGAAGAGATAAAAAACCTGAAAATAGATTCGCCCATCGCTGGAATCGTTACAGATATAAATTATCGTCCGGGCGAAAACATCGACAAAGGCGATGTGATCGTGGAAATTGCCGATCTCAGCAATGTGTGGATAATTGCCTACGGCACTTCTTCCAGCCGTCACAAAGTACAGATTGGGCAAAAAGCCAGAATCCTGTGTGGCCGTAAAAAGAAAATCTGGGGAAAAGTCGTTACGATCTCTCCAGTTATGGAAAAAGTTAAATCACTCAGCTCCTCCTTTGAAACCGTGAATACTTACACCAAAATTGAGATCACTTTTGATGATATGGAAGATGCCTTAAAATACATCACTCCCGGAGAACGGCTTTTTGTGAGAATATATTTTAAATAA
- a CDS encoding DUF4956 domain-containing protein — MQELFQVIKDSSAGSIAQSPLQILFNLSLAAILGFVYAYVYKLTYIRKKKDKILKKEMQGIQYTLLLLAVGGAFIWIVVADNLVRAFGLAGALSLIRFRTVVKDPSNTIKVFYAIIIGMSCGLSQYYAAIIGTIFMCCVLSVIYFINEHNKKLKRLRKQSELAKLDAEFDNEN; from the coding sequence ATGCAGGAACTTTTTCAGGTAATCAAAGACAGTTCGGCAGGAAGCATTGCCCAATCTCCCTTGCAAATTCTATTCAATCTTTCACTTGCCGCTATTTTAGGATTTGTGTATGCTTATGTATACAAACTCACTTACATCCGCAAAAAGAAGGATAAAATCCTAAAAAAGGAAATGCAGGGAATTCAATACACGCTGCTGCTGCTGGCAGTAGGTGGAGCTTTCATCTGGATCGTGGTAGCCGACAATCTGGTGCGCGCTTTCGGTTTGGCTGGTGCTCTCAGTCTTATCCGTTTTAGAACAGTGGTCAAAGATCCTTCCAACACAATCAAAGTATTCTATGCTATTATCATTGGAATGTCCTGCGGACTCAGCCAGTATTATGCTGCAATTATTGGAACCATTTTCATGTGCTGTGTTCTTTCTGTTATCTATTTTATAAATGAACATAACAAAAAACTAAAACGACTTCGTAAGCAGTCTGAACTGGCGAAATTGGATGCGGAATTCGATAATGAAAATTAA
- a CDS encoding polyphosphate polymerase domain-containing protein — protein MAADLSFKRKERKYIILEHTFEEIIEQIQEHIPIFYYEDKPGLLNIQTTYLDTEDFLLFHEYLNKRNFRYKIRLRRYGYDGKYEPEYLIELKIKHNSISTKKRFRLPAEHFAAFVKNEDLRQVVKAANQGLIGAQKTYRIIHKLIQINKFIPVLQTSYNRIAFQKNSKRVRVTVDNGITHKKLTGNPKIETLDAVVLESKIMGKSPKWHKKMVNQLSLLKQQRFSKFATGMNSLYFPERGKYNFYNDDETAMPEIPQRIIDSFEMLKAALKLDDNI, from the coding sequence ATGGCAGCTGATCTTTCCTTCAAACGCAAAGAACGCAAATACATAATTTTAGAGCATACTTTCGAAGAGATAATCGAGCAGATTCAGGAGCATATTCCGATCTTTTATTACGAAGATAAACCCGGACTTTTGAACATTCAAACTACCTACCTGGATACAGAAGATTTTCTGCTATTTCATGAATATTTGAACAAGCGAAATTTCCGCTATAAAATCCGTTTGCGCCGTTATGGCTACGATGGAAAATATGAACCTGAATATCTTATTGAACTAAAAATAAAACACAACTCGATTTCCACCAAAAAACGTTTCAGGCTGCCGGCAGAACATTTTGCTGCGTTTGTAAAAAATGAAGATCTGCGCCAGGTGGTAAAAGCAGCAAACCAGGGTTTGATCGGAGCGCAGAAAACCTATCGGATTATTCACAAACTTATCCAGATCAATAAATTTATTCCTGTTCTGCAAACTTCCTACAACCGCATCGCTTTTCAGAAAAATTCCAAACGCGTCCGGGTGACCGTGGATAACGGGATAACCCACAAAAAACTAACCGGCAATCCCAAAATTGAAACTCTGGATGCTGTCGTTCTGGAATCGAAGATCATGGGTAAATCTCCCAAATGGCACAAGAAAATGGTAAATCAGCTTTCGCTTCTTAAACAGCAGCGTTTTTCCAAATTTGCCACCGGCATGAATTCTCTCTATTTTCCGGAACGTGGGAAATACAATTTTTATAATGACGATGAAACTGCAATGCCGGAAATTCCTCAGCGCATCATCGATTCATTTGAAATGTTGAAAGCTGCTCTTAAACTTGATGATAATATTTAA